A window from Salmo salar unplaced genomic scaffold, Ssal_v3.1, whole genome shotgun sequence encodes these proteins:
- the LOC123732582 gene encoding variant surface antigen E-like, with protein MVGVGLADINDVNSPMVEWASTVDQHSGPAQWTNTVDQHTGPAQANTVDQHRPIQWTNTVDQHSGPTQWTSTGQHSGPTQWSNTVVQHSGTTQQTSTVDQHRPTQWTNTVDQHSGPTQANTVDQHSGPTQWTSTVDQHRPIQWTNTVDQHSGPAQANTVDQHSGPTQWTSTVDQHSGPTQWSNTVDQHSGPAQWTSTVDQHSGPTQWTNTVDQHSGPAQWTSTVVQHSGPTQWTNTVDQHSGPTQWSNTVVQHM; from the exons atggtgggCGTGGGGTTAGCTGATATCAACgatgtgaacagccccatggtggag TGGGCCAGCACAGTGGACCAGCACAGTGGACCAGCACAGTGGACCAACACAGTGGACCAACACACTGGACCAGCACAGGCCAATACAGTGGACCAGCACAGGCCAATACAGTGGACCAACACAGTGGACCAACACAGTGGTCCAACACAGTGGACCAGCACAGGCCAACACAGTGGTCCAACACAGTGGTCCAACACAGTGGTCCAACACAGTGGAACAACACAGCAGACCAGCACAGTGGACCAGCACAGGCCAACACAGTGGACCAACACAGTGGACCAGCACAGTGGACCAACACAGGCCAACACAGTGGACCAACACAGTGGACCAACACAGTGGACCAGCACAGTGGACCAGCACAGGCCAATACAGTGGACCAACACAGTGGACCAACACAGTGGACCAGCACAGGCCAACACAGTGGACCAGCACAGTGGACCAACACAGTGGACCAGCACAGTGGACCAGCACAGTGGACCAACACAGTGGTCCAACACAGTGGACCAACACAGTGGACCAGCACAGTGGACCAGCACAGTGGACCAGCACAGTGGACCAACACAGTGGACCAACACAGTGGACCAGCACAGTGGACCAGCACAGTGGACCAGCACAGTGGTCCAACACAGTGGACCAACACAGTGGACCAACACAGTGGACCAGCACAGTGGACCAACACAGTGGTCCAACACAGTGGTCCAACACATGTGA